Genomic window (Pseudomonas sp. MM211):
TTCGACAATCGACCTTCCCTGAAAAAAATACGCAGGGCCATCAAGTTGATCCGTTTGACGCCGCGCTATAGCCGTCGCGGCGAACTGGTGGGAGATACCTACATCTGGCACTGCGACCGGGAAGACCAGACGCGCCTGGCCCTGGATATAGGCGGCAAGCTGGCATCCGGCAGGAAGCTCAGCACCAGCTACGTACCAGCCATCAAGGAAGATGCCTACAAATCTCTCGACTGGTCGGCCATGTATGCGGCGTTGAAGATAGTCCTCACCTGCAAACAGCCCCTCGTGGAACGGCTCTATATATTCAGCGCGGCCTGTTACACCATCAAGCACATGAAAGCCATCGATAAACATGGAATCACGGAGCGGATAACCTCGCTGATAAGCTACAACAGCGCGAATATACCCGAGTGCTTTCTTGTCAGCGCCTGTCGACAGCGCGATATCAGGACCTATTCGCTACAACATGGCCTCTATCACCGCTACCGTAACGAATGTCCCATCGACATCATCAACTATGAAAATGTCACCGCGCAGACGCTACTGGTCTGGAGTGAGTTCTGCCGAGCAGAAATAGATGCATTTCATCGTGATCATGACCAAGTAGCCGATTTCGACATGCAGGTTGCTGGCTACATCAACCCTCCGCAACGGCAACCAATGACAGACGAGCCTTCTGCTGCGACTGGCCCCCATGTCCTTTGCCTACTGCCAGGGAAACGCTATGTAGCGGACTGCGTGAAACTTCTCAATGAACTGGCCCGGCTACCAGAGGGCTACCACCTGACCATCCGCTTGCACCCACTGCTTGCAGGCAATGCCGCACTCATCGCAGCACTGCCTGCACGCGCGACGCTCGACGACAGTGCGACTCTGACAGACACGCTATGCGGACAGCGTTATGACCTGGCCGTAGGCTTCAACACCACCAGCCTGTTCGAAGTGACGCTGTTCGATGTTCCGTGCGCTCTGTACCGCGCACCCAGCCTGAATCTTGATGCTCAGGATCTGCCCACGTTCTCAAGTGCTGAGGAGATAGTCGACCTGCTTAGATCGCCGGTTGATGTCCGCAAGCTTGCCGACTACATCCTCGGCGCTTCGCTCTTTCGCTACGGCGAAATTACCCATCAAAGCTCTAACGCAGCAGAAACTTGAACGCCAAACGCCAGAGCGATGGATATCGCCGAATCCTCGCGCCTCCGAGCCATCGCAGGCGAATCGATAACGGCATCTGAGCACGCCTCAACAAACGTAGCCAATAGCGCACCGCCAACGCTTCTTTGCGGCGGATTTGCACGTTGCTCATCTCAGAGACATTGTGCAACGGCATCGGGAAGGGCGGATCCGCTGCATAAGCGAGCGCGTGAAGCGCCCAGGCCTCACGAAAGCTGCCCAGGGAAAAGTGCAGCAGGTCGATGTCGAAAGCCACGGCAACCTTGCCGACTTGGGCAACGCGCAGACTGAAGTCGACATCGTAAAAATGAAAGCCTCTCAAACGCTCGTCGAAACGAACACTCGCCCAGACCGAGCGCCTGACGAACATCCAGACACCATCCAGCGCCACGACAGGAACGCAGCTCGCGGCAGCATGAGCATCCGGCTTGGCGAAGGCAAGTGTCGCGACGTCACGCGAAGCACCGTGGTGCACATTGATGCACAGATCCTCTTCGTCCCCGCTGTTCCAGCCGGACGGGACTCTTGCCTTATAACGACTTCCCGCAAGGCCGATCATTGCCAGCTCGGCGTCGGCCGCGAAATGAGAGAGGGCACGCTGCCCCCATCCATCGCGAAGAAATTCGACGTCTTCGTGAACGAAGCAAATGAACTCATGGCTGGCTCGGGACGCGCCTTCGTTGTAGACCTCGCATAGCCCGCGACCCTCGACGCTATTGTCCACCGCGATAAGTTCGTACTCGACCCCAATGGTCGATGCAATGTTGCGGGAAACTGCCTGCAGACGGGCCGCCTGGGCGCTGCAGATGACGACGGAGATCAAATGATGCTCCGCATGAGAGGAAAGCCTGTCATTTGATTTTCTTCAATCCGAAATAGTAGAGCGGGAATTTGAGATACAACTTGAGTTTTTTACGCGTCAGATAACCCCAGCCCTTGCCGTGCCACTTCTCTTCGAAGGTGTATTTGGAGCGCTTGGTCATCAACCATTGCCGGGCCGAAGTATGCGTACTCAAGGTCCGGCTATCGAGGTGATCGACGACGGACGAGGTGACAAGAACGTGCCTAAGTCCCTGGGATTGCAAAGTCAGCGCATAATCGTTATCGGCGTACCAGAAGTAGAAACGCTCATCAAGCTCACCAATGACATCCAAAATCGAACGACGAAACACCAAGCACCAGCCGGAGATTTCGCGCAACACGCCATAACCGGGATAAACACCACTATGAAGGGCAAAGCCATTGCGCGGATGGTGTAGGGAACAGGCGGGACTCGCGCTGCTGACGCCAGGGTCACCGTTGAACACCTCTAGCAGCTCGGATGCCCAGCCGGGATGAAACGACAGGTCGTTATTGCAGATGGCGACGAAGGGGGCCTGACCTTCTCTGATCCCCAGATTCATATAGGCGTGATAGTTGAAAACCGTGTTGGGATACAGAGTCGTAACGCCACGCTGCCGATACACCGGGCTGCCGGCATTCGACTCGAGCACCCAGATACGGAAACGAATCTTCGCCGAGTCTTCCGACGCGACCAGCGAGTCCAGACAATGCTCAGTTACCTGGCGCAAAGCTTCATCCTTGGCGAAGCTGAGAATTACCACATCGAAACAAGCGGGCAACTCAGGCGAGCCCGCAACGGAATCAGTCATAAGAAAACATAATCTCAGGAAGTACAGGGCAAGCCTGATAAAGCCACGGGTCAATCACAGGCAAGAATACGCCCGACGCGATTCGCCCAGGTATGTTGTTCGAGAAAACGTGCCCGACCATTTTGCGCAATGCGCTCGCGCTCCTGCGGATTTGCCAGATAGTAGCGGACCTTGTCTTTCAACTCCGCTCCGGAACGAAACACCTCGATGTCTTGGCCCGGAGTGAACAGCGAAGCGATTTCATCGCAGTAATCGGTCAACAGAAAACAGCCCGCCGCTAACGCCTCGAAGATTCGCAGATTCACTCCAGTCTCGGCACCATAGAAATCCGACCGGGTGATGTTCAGTACTATCCGCGAGCTCTGCAACAAGGTCTGAAGCTCTTCGCCCCAGACAGGGCGATCATCGACGCATTGGCGCAGCGTCGAAGACATGAGCGCGTTATTGCGGCGCCAGCGATTGCCGCGTATGGACAGATTCTCGCGGATGTTCTCCAGCAAGAAAACCCGGCGCAAATCGGCACTGCCGACAAACAAAACGTCACGATCCTTCTCTATTTGTCGTTCGGGAACCACCACTGCCCCAAAC
Coding sequences:
- a CDS encoding glycosyltransferase: MISVVICSAQAARLQAVSRNIASTIGVEYELIAVDNSVEGRGLCEVYNEGASRASHEFICFVHEDVEFLRDGWGQRALSHFAADAELAMIGLAGSRYKARVPSGWNSGDEEDLCINVHHGASRDVATLAFAKPDAHAAASCVPVVALDGVWMFVRRSVWASVRFDERLRGFHFYDVDFSLRVAQVGKVAVAFDIDLLHFSLGSFREAWALHALAYAADPPFPMPLHNVSEMSNVQIRRKEALAVRYWLRLLRRAQMPLSIRLRWLGGARIRRYPSLWRLAFKFLLR
- a CDS encoding glycosyltransferase family 2 protein, coding for MTDSVAGSPELPACFDVVILSFAKDEALRQVTEHCLDSLVASEDSAKIRFRIWVLESNAGSPVYRQRGVTTLYPNTVFNYHAYMNLGIREGQAPFVAICNNDLSFHPGWASELLEVFNGDPGVSSASPACSLHHPRNGFALHSGVYPGYGVLREISGWCLVFRRSILDVIGELDERFYFWYADNDYALTLQSQGLRHVLVTSSVVDHLDSRTLSTHTSARQWLMTKRSKYTFEEKWHGKGWGYLTRKKLKLYLKFPLYYFGLKKIK
- a CDS encoding CgeB family protein translates to MLQMPTADAPVTSKRKYLIIDGIGGVPLGRELFDAFLQAGSQAVHWDALKQKPRQLYGLSSALFKARNKTRDREGFSHLPRLPLEPLRRLLEREAPTHVLVVGFLYKHYDVAQVAQMVRSAGARFILYDTDSCNLYSKRREFLYFIEEELPRYDQLFSFSETTTRFFHETLGLEALHLPFGAVVVPERQIEKDRDVLFVGSADLRRVFLLENIRENLSIRGNRWRRNNALMSSTLRQCVDDRPVWGEELQTLLQSSRIVLNITRSDFYGAETGVNLRIFEALAAGCFLLTDYCDEIASLFTPGQDIEVFRSGAELKDKVRYYLANPQERERIAQNGRARFLEQHTWANRVGRILACD